The window TCGGCACTGGTAACATCACCGCTGCTGGTTTCACTCGCTCTGGCGTGTCGTTCTCCAACATCGGTTCCGTGCCGTTGGCGATTACGCAGCAGGGTAGCAACGGCAACGGCGCTAATCCTGCGGGCTTTCCGAGTGGCAATACTTACGTCTCGGTGCTGCTCAATGGCCTGCTGCAAGTTAGCTTTGGGTTGACCAATTCGATTTCGCTGTTTTGGGGATCTATTGACCCCTCGAACGAAATCACGTTCTACAACGGCAACACGCAGGTGGGACAGCTGTTCGGATCTGGTGTGACCCCTCAGCTTACCGCGGACGGGAACCAGGTTTCAGATAACTCGAACCGATTTGTGACGCTGAGTGACACCGACGCCTTCAATCGAGTCGTGATCACTTCCGGTCAGAACTCGTTCGAGCTTGATAGCTTCGTTGCTCCGGCGGTTCCCGAACCTGCCACTTGGGCGATGATGATGCTGGGCTTCCTGGGCCTCGGCTTCATGGGCTACCGCAAGCGCAGCAAGACGGGCGGCGCTTCGTTCCGTCTCGCGTAAAAGTGCGAAGATACATCCAATAACGAAGGGCCGCCATTTTGGCGGCCTTTCTCGTTTCGGGATGGTGTCCCGGGTCTTAACAAGACGTGAGAGGGGCGCCCGCGCCTTAACA of the Bradyrhizobium sp. WSM1417 genome contains:
- a CDS encoding PEP-CTERM sorting domain-containing protein, with product MKMIGKGIAALAFAVALGSSAHAAVVTVTAGAPGYLGPANAIGFEDVGTGNITAAGFTRSGVSFSNIGSVPLAITQQGSNGNGANPAGFPSGNTYVSVLLNGLLQVSFGLTNSISLFWGSIDPSNEITFYNGNTQVGQLFGSGVTPQLTADGNQVSDNSNRFVTLSDTDAFNRVVITSGQNSFELDSFVAPAVPEPATWAMMMLGFLGLGFMGYRKRSKTGGASFRLA